The following proteins come from a genomic window of Streptococcus oralis:
- the galU gene encoding UTP--glucose-1-phosphate uridylyltransferase GalU, which produces MKQKVRKAVIPAAGLGTRFLPATKALAKEMLPIVDKPTIQFIVEEALKSGIEDILVVTGKSKRSIEDHFDSNFELEYNLKEKGKTDLLKLVDETTGMRLHFIRQTHPRGLGDAVLQAKAFVGNEPFVVMLGDDLMDITNEKAVPLTKQLMDDYERTHASTIAVMPVPHDEVSAYGVIAPQGEGKDGLYSVETFVEKPAPEDAPSDLAIIGRYLLTPEIFQILENQAPGAGNEIQLTDAIDTLNKTQRVFAREFKGARYDVGDKFGFMKTSIDYALKHPQVKDDLKDYLIQLGKELAEGE; this is translated from the coding sequence ATGAAACAAAAAGTCAGAAAAGCAGTCATCCCAGCCGCTGGATTGGGAACTCGCTTCCTCCCAGCAACTAAGGCCTTGGCCAAGGAAATGTTGCCAATCGTAGACAAGCCCACTATCCAGTTTATCGTTGAAGAAGCTCTCAAATCTGGTATCGAAGATATCTTGGTTGTTACAGGTAAGTCAAAACGTTCTATCGAGGACCACTTCGATTCAAACTTCGAATTGGAATACAACCTCAAAGAAAAAGGGAAAACAGATCTTCTGAAGCTAGTTGATGAAACAACTGGCATGCGCCTGCATTTTATCCGTCAAACACATCCACGTGGTCTCGGAGATGCTGTCTTGCAAGCCAAAGCTTTCGTTGGAAATGAACCTTTTGTCGTTATGCTTGGTGATGACTTGATGGATATCACCAACGAAAAGGCTGTTCCACTTACCAAACAACTCATGGATGACTACGAGCGTACACACGCGTCCACTATCGCTGTTATGCCAGTCCCTCATGACGAAGTATCTGCTTATGGGGTTATTGCTCCGCAAGGAGAAGGGAAAGACGGTCTTTACAGCGTTGAAACCTTCGTTGAAAAACCTGCGCCAGAGGATGCTCCTAGCGACCTTGCTATCATCGGACGCTACCTCCTCACACCTGAAATTTTCCAAATCCTTGAAAACCAAGCTCCAGGTGCAGGAAATGAAATTCAGCTGACAGATGCAATCGATACCCTCAATAAAACACAACGTGTATTTGCTCGTGAGTTCAAAGGGGCTCGTTACGATGTCGGAGACAAGTTTGGCTTTATGAAAACTTCCATCGACTACGCTCTCAAACACCCACAAGTCAAAGACGACTTGAAAGACTACCTCATCCAACTCGGAAAAGAGTTAGCTGAGGGGGAATAG
- a CDS encoding NAD(P)H-dependent glycerol-3-phosphate dehydrogenase, whose translation MKKQTIAVLGPGSWGTALSQVLNDNGHEVRIWGNISDQIDEINNQHTNKRYFKDILLDEKIKAYHDLEETLKDVDAVLFVVPTKVTRLVAQQVAKVLDHKVVIMHASKGLEPDSHKRLSTILEEEIPADLRSEVVVVSGPSHAEETIVRDITLITAASKDLETAQYVQNLFSNHYFRLYTNTDVIGVETAGALKNIIAVGAGALHGLGFGDNAKAAIIARGLAEITRLGVALGANPLTYSGLSGVGDLIVTGTSVHSRNWRAGDALGRGESLADIEANMGMVIEGISTTRAAYELAQELDVYMPITQAIYRVIYEGVNIKEAITDIMSNEFKAENEWS comes from the coding sequence ATGAAGAAACAAACCATCGCTGTCTTGGGTCCTGGTTCTTGGGGAACTGCCCTTTCGCAGGTCCTAAACGACAATGGACACGAGGTTCGAATTTGGGGAAATATTTCTGACCAAATTGATGAAATCAATAACCAACATACAAACAAACGCTACTTCAAAGATATCCTACTCGACGAAAAAATCAAAGCCTATCATGATTTAGAAGAAACACTAAAGGATGTGGATGCTGTTTTATTTGTGGTCCCAACAAAAGTAACAAGACTGGTTGCCCAACAAGTAGCAAAGGTGCTCGATCACAAGGTTGTCATCATGCATGCCTCCAAAGGCTTGGAACCAGATAGCCACAAACGCCTCTCAACCATTCTTGAAGAGGAAATTCCAGCTGACCTCCGTAGTGAAGTCGTTGTTGTTTCAGGACCTAGCCATGCTGAGGAAACGATTGTACGGGATATTACCTTGATCACTGCAGCCTCTAAAGATCTTGAAACTGCTCAGTACGTCCAAAATCTCTTTAGCAATCACTACTTCCGTCTCTATACTAATACGGATGTTATCGGAGTTGAAACCGCTGGTGCTCTCAAAAACATCATTGCAGTTGGTGCTGGGGCACTACATGGTCTAGGGTTTGGCGACAATGCCAAGGCGGCTATCATTGCCCGTGGCTTAGCTGAAATCACCCGTCTAGGGGTCGCTCTTGGAGCTAATCCTCTGACTTATAGCGGCCTTTCTGGAGTTGGAGATTTGATTGTAACGGGGACATCTGTCCACTCTCGTAACTGGAGGGCCGGTGATGCTCTCGGTCGTGGAGAATCCCTCGCAGACATCGAAGCAAACATGGGTATGGTCATCGAAGGCATTTCAACAACTCGAGCAGCTTACGAGCTGGCTCAGGAATTGGATGTCTACATGCCAATCACACAGGCTATTTACCGAGTTATCTACGAAGGTGTCAATATCAAAGAAGCAATCACTGACATCATGAGCAATGAATTTAAAGCAGAAAACGAATGGTCATAG
- a CDS encoding ABC transporter ATP-binding protein: MLIKKIKAYKWQALASLMMTGLMVASSLLQPRYLQEVLEALLAGQNEAIYSIGAWLIGVALVGLVAGGVNVTLAAYIAQGVSSDLREDAFRKIQTFSYANIEQFNAGNLVVRMTNDINQIQNVVMMAFQILFRLPLLFIGSFILAVHTLPSLWWVIVLMVLLIFALTAIMMGMMGPRFAKFQTLLERINAIAKENLRGVRVVKSFVQEKEQFAKFTEVSDELLGQNLYIGYAFSVVEPFMMLVGYGAVFLSIWLVAGMAQSDPSVVGSIASFVNYLSQIIFTIIMVGFLGNSVSRAMISLRRIREILDTKPAMTFKDLPDEELEGSLSFENVTFTYPNDDEPMLKNVTFEIAPGQMVGVVGATGAGKSTLAQLIPRLFDPQEGSIKIGGKDIRDVSEGTLRKTVSIVLQRAILFSGTIADNLRQGKGNASVSEMERAARIAQASEFIGRMENKFESQVEERGTNFSGGQKQRMSIARGIVSNPRILIFDDSTSALDAKSERLVQEALNKDLKGTTTIIIAQKISSVVHADKILVLDQGRLIGEGRHADLVANNAVYREIYETQKGKEE; the protein is encoded by the coding sequence ATGCTGATTAAAAAGATAAAAGCCTATAAATGGCAGGCCTTGGCATCCCTAATGATGACAGGCTTGATGGTTGCGAGCTCGCTCTTGCAACCACGCTATTTGCAAGAGGTGTTAGAGGCTTTGTTGGCTGGTCAAAATGAGGCTATTTATAGTATTGGCGCTTGGCTGATAGGAGTAGCCCTAGTCGGTCTGGTTGCAGGTGGGGTCAATGTAACGCTTGCAGCCTATATTGCTCAAGGAGTGTCTTCGGACCTTCGGGAAGACGCTTTTCGCAAGATTCAGACCTTTTCTTATGCTAATATCGAGCAGTTTAATGCGGGTAATCTTGTCGTCCGCATGACCAATGATATCAACCAAATTCAGAATGTGGTGATGATGGCTTTTCAAATCCTTTTCCGTCTCCCTCTTCTCTTTATCGGTTCCTTTATCTTGGCGGTTCACACTCTTCCATCACTTTGGTGGGTCATTGTCCTCATGGTGCTCCTAATCTTTGCACTAACTGCCATCATGATGGGGATGATGGGACCACGATTTGCTAAGTTTCAAACCCTTCTTGAACGGATTAATGCTATCGCCAAGGAAAATCTACGTGGTGTGCGTGTAGTTAAATCCTTTGTGCAGGAAAAAGAGCAGTTTGCCAAGTTTACCGAAGTCTCAGACGAGCTTCTCGGTCAAAATCTCTATATTGGCTACGCCTTCTCGGTAGTGGAACCCTTCATGATGCTAGTCGGCTATGGGGCAGTCTTTCTCTCAATCTGGTTGGTGGCAGGCATGGCGCAGTCAGATCCGTCTGTAGTGGGTTCGATTGCTTCCTTTGTCAACTATCTCAGCCAGATTATCTTTACTATCATCATGGTTGGTTTTTTGGGAAATTCTGTCAGCCGTGCTATGATTTCCTTGCGTCGTATCCGCGAGATTCTAGATACCAAGCCAGCGATGACCTTTAAAGATCTCCCAGATGAAGAGTTAGAAGGAAGTCTCTCTTTTGAAAATGTGACCTTCACCTATCCTAATGACGATGAGCCTATGCTGAAGAATGTAACCTTTGAAATTGCGCCTGGTCAGATGGTCGGTGTGGTTGGGGCTACTGGGGCAGGGAAGTCCACTCTAGCTCAGTTGATTCCACGACTTTTTGATCCACAGGAGGGATCTATCAAGATTGGTGGCAAGGATATTCGAGACGTCAGCGAGGGAACCTTACGTAAAACAGTTTCCATCGTCTTGCAACGTGCTATTCTCTTTAGCGGGACCATTGCAGATAATCTTCGTCAAGGAAAAGGCAATGCTAGCGTGTCAGAAATGGAACGTGCAGCACGGATTGCCCAAGCCAGTGAATTTATCGGGCGCATGGAAAACAAATTTGAGAGTCAGGTTGAAGAACGTGGCACCAACTTTTCTGGTGGACAAAAGCAACGGATGTCCATTGCCCGTGGGATCGTCAGCAATCCCCGTATCCTGATTTTTGACGATTCGACTTCGGCCTTGGATGCCAAGTCAGAGAGACTCGTACAGGAAGCTTTGAATAAAGACCTGAAAGGGACGACAACCATTATCATCGCTCAAAAGATCAGTTCAGTCGTCCATGCGGACAAGATTTTGGTCTTGGATCAAGGACGCTTGATTGGAGAAGGACGGCATGCAGACTTGGTAGCTAACAATGCCGTCTACCGCGAAATCTACGAAACACAAAAGGGAAAGGAGGAATAA
- a CDS encoding ABC transporter ATP-binding protein: MKTVRFFWNYFKVYKFSFVIVILMVAVATIAQALFPVFSGQAVTELANLVLAYQNGTSEQAWQSLSALMLNLALVVLALVVSSLIYMTLMTRVIAESTNEMRKGLFGKLSRLTVAFFDRHLDGDILSRFTSDLDNILQAFNESLVQVMSNIALYIGLIFVMFSRNVTLALITVASTPVAFLMLVFIVKMARKYTNLQQKEVGKLNAYMDESISGQKAVIVQGIQDDIVAGFVEQNERVRKATFKGRMFSGILFPVMNGMSLVNTAIVIFAGSAVLLNDPSIETTTALGLIVMFTQFSQQYYQPIIQVAASWGSLQLAFTGADRIQEMFDAEEEIRPQNASAFKELREGVEISHIDFSYVPDKPILKDVSISAPKGQMIAVVGPTGSGKTTIMNLINRFYDVDAGSISFDGKDIRDYDLDSLRSKVGIVLQDSVLFSGTIRDNIRFGVPDASQEMVEAAAKATHIHDYIESLPDKYDTLIDDEQNIFSTGQKQLISIARTLMTDPQVLILDEATSNVDTVTESKIQHAMEAVVAGRTSFVIAHRLKTILNADQIIVLKDGEVIERGNHHELLKLGGFYSELYHNQFVFE, from the coding sequence ATGAAAACCGTTCGATTTTTCTGGAATTATTTTAAAGTTTACAAGTTCTCCTTTGTCATTGTGATTCTGATGGTTGCAGTTGCGACGATTGCTCAAGCCCTCTTTCCAGTTTTTTCAGGTCAAGCAGTGACGGAGCTCGCTAACCTAGTTCTGGCTTATCAAAATGGGACTTCAGAACAAGCTTGGCAAAGTTTGTCAGCTTTGATGCTGAATCTAGCTCTAGTTGTCCTTGCCTTAGTGGTATCCAGTTTGATTTACATGACCTTGATGACCCGTGTGATTGCTGAGTCGACAAATGAGATGCGTAAAGGCCTCTTTGGCAAACTTTCCCGTTTGACGGTTGCTTTCTTTGACCGCCATCTGGATGGCGATATCCTTTCTCGCTTCACGAGTGACTTGGATAACATCCTTCAAGCCTTCAATGAAAGCCTAGTTCAGGTCATGAGCAATATTGCTCTTTACATCGGTTTGATTTTTGTCATGTTTTCAAGAAATGTGACGCTAGCCCTAATAACAGTAGCCAGCACCCCAGTGGCCTTTCTCATGCTGGTTTTTATCGTGAAAATGGCCCGCAAGTACACTAATCTCCAGCAAAAAGAGGTTGGGAAACTCAACGCCTACATGGACGAAAGTATTTCAGGTCAGAAAGCTGTTATCGTACAAGGGATTCAAGACGACATCGTAGCAGGATTTGTGGAGCAAAATGAGCGCGTGCGCAAGGCAACCTTTAAAGGGAGAATGTTCTCAGGCATCCTCTTTCCTGTTATGAATGGGATGAGCTTGGTCAATACGGCCATCGTCATTTTTGCAGGTTCGGCTGTCTTGCTGAACGATCCAAGTATCGAAACAACGACAGCCCTAGGTTTGATTGTCATGTTTACCCAATTTTCTCAGCAGTACTACCAGCCGATTATCCAGGTGGCTGCGAGTTGGGGGAGCCTCCAGTTGGCCTTTACTGGGGCGGATCGTATCCAAGAAATGTTTGATGCAGAAGAAGAGATTCGCCCGCAAAATGCGTCTGCCTTTAAGGAATTGCGAGAAGGTGTTGAAATCAGTCACATTGATTTCTCCTATGTGCCAGACAAACCGATTTTAAAAGATGTCAGCATTTCAGCTCCTAAGGGGCAGATGATTGCAGTTGTCGGTCCAACTGGTTCAGGGAAAACGACCATCATGAACCTCATCAATCGTTTCTACGATGTGGATGCAGGTAGCATTTCCTTTGATGGAAAAGACATTCGTGACTACGACTTGGACAGTCTGCGGAGCAAGGTCGGTATTGTCTTGCAGGATTCGGTCTTATTTAGTGGAACGATTCGTGACAATATCCGCTTTGGTGTGCCAGATGCCAGTCAGGAAATGGTCGAAGCAGCTGCCAAGGCAACTCATATTCATGACTATATCGAAAGCTTGCCTGATAAGTATGATACCCTTATTGATGATGAGCAAAATATCTTCTCAACTGGTCAGAAACAATTGATTTCCATCGCTCGGACCTTGATGACAGATCCTCAAGTCCTAATCTTAGACGAAGCGACTTCCAATGTCGATACCGTAACAGAAAGCAAGATTCAGCATGCCATGGAGGCAGTAGTAGCAGGTCGAACCAGTTTTGTCATTGCCCATCGTCTCAAGACCATCCTCAATGCCGATCAGATTATTGTCCTCAAAGATGGAGAGGTCATTGAACGTGGAAATCATCACGAGTTGCTCAAACTCGGAGGTTTCTACTCAGAACTGTATCACAATCAATTTGTCTTCGAATAA
- a CDS encoding gamma-glutamyl-gamma-aminobutyrate hydrolase family protein: MARTVVGVAANLCPVDAEGKNIHSSVSCKFAESIRQVGGLPLVIPVGDESIVRDYVEMIDKLILTGGQNVHPQFYGEKKTIESDDYNLARDEFELALLREALHQNKPILAICRGVQLVNVAFGGTLHQEIEGHWQGLPFGTSHSIETVEGSVVAKLFGKESQVNSVHRQSIKDLAPNFRVTAVDPRDQTIEAIESIDEHRIIGLQWHPEFLVNEEDGNLELFEYLLNEL; this comes from the coding sequence ATGGCTAGAACGGTTGTAGGAGTTGCTGCAAACCTATGTCCTGTAGATGCAGAAGGGAAAAACATTCACTCATCTGTATCCTGTAAATTTGCAGAGAGCATTCGTCAAGTCGGTGGTCTCCCTTTAGTGATTCCTGTAGGAGATGAGTCCATTGTGCGTGATTATGTGGAAATGATTGACAAACTCATCTTGACAGGTGGGCAAAATGTCCATCCCCAATTTTATGGAGAGAAAAAAACCATTGAAAGCGATGATTACAACCTTGCTCGTGATGAATTTGAATTGGCACTCTTGAGAGAAGCACTCCATCAGAATAAGCCCATTTTGGCAATCTGCCGTGGGGTTCAGCTGGTCAATGTTGCTTTTGGTGGCACTCTTCACCAAGAAATTGAAGGTCACTGGCAAGGTTTGCCTTTTGGAACCTCTCATTCTATTGAGACGGTAGAAGGAAGCGTGGTGGCTAAGTTGTTCGGCAAAGAAAGCCAAGTCAACTCAGTCCATCGACAAAGTATCAAAGACCTAGCGCCTAATTTCCGTGTGACAGCGGTGGATCCTCGAGACCAGACTATTGAAGCGATTGAGTCTATCGACGAGCACCGTATCATCGGTTTGCAGTGGCATCCAGAGTTTCTGGTCAATGAAGAAGACGGCAATTTAGAACTATTTGAGTATTTATTAAATGAATTGTAA
- a CDS encoding glucose-6-phosphate isomerase has product MSHIKFDYSKVLDKFVAPHEVEYMQAQVTAADELIRKGTGAGSDFLGWLDLPENYDREEFDRILKAAEQIKSDSDVLVVIGIGGSYLGAKAAIDFLNHHFANLQTKEERKAPQILYAGNSISSTYLADLVEYVADKDFSVNVISKSGTTTEPAIAFRVFKELLVKKYGQEEANKRIYATTDRQKGAVKVEADANGWETFVVPDDIGGRFSVLTAVGLLPIAASGADIKALMEGANAARKDYTSDKIAENEAYQYAAVRNILYRKGYATEILVNYEPSLQYFSEWWKQLAGESEGKDQKGIYPTSANFSTDLHSLGQFIQEGTRIMFETVVRVDKPRKNVIIPTLEEDLDGLGYLQGKDVDFVNKKATDGVLLAHTDGDVPNMYVTLPEQDAFTLGYTIYFFELAIALSGYLNAINPFDQPGVEAYKRNMFAFLGKPGFEELSKELNARL; this is encoded by the coding sequence ATGTCACATATTAAATTTGATTATTCAAAAGTTTTAGACAAATTTGTTGCCCCACATGAAGTGGAATACATGCAAGCACAAGTAACAGCTGCAGACGAATTGATTCGTAAAGGAACTGGTGCGGGTAGCGACTTTTTGGGTTGGTTGGACCTTCCTGAAAATTACGACCGCGAAGAATTCGACCGCATCTTGAAAGCTGCTGAGCAAATCAAGTCAGATAGCGATGTCTTGGTTGTAATAGGTATCGGTGGATCTTACCTTGGTGCCAAAGCAGCCATCGACTTCTTGAACCACCACTTTGCTAACTTGCAAACAAAAGAAGAACGCAAAGCACCACAAATCCTTTACGCAGGGAACTCAATCTCTTCTACTTACCTTGCTGACTTGGTAGAGTATGTTGCAGACAAAGACTTCTCAGTAAACGTGATTTCTAAATCAGGTACAACAACTGAACCAGCGATTGCTTTCCGTGTCTTCAAAGAACTCTTGGTTAAGAAATACGGTCAAGAAGAAGCTAACAAACGTATCTATGCAACAACTGACCGCCAAAAAGGTGCCGTTAAAGTTGAAGCAGATGCTAACGGTTGGGAAACATTTGTGGTTCCAGACGACATCGGTGGACGTTTCTCAGTATTGACAGCAGTTGGTTTGCTTCCAATCGCTGCATCAGGTGCTGACATCAAGGCCCTTATGGAAGGTGCCAACGCAGCTCGTAAAGATTATACTTCAGACAAGATTGCTGAAAATGAAGCTTACCAATACGCAGCCGTTCGTAACATCCTTTACCGCAAAGGCTATGCAACCGAAATCTTGGTAAACTACGAGCCATCACTTCAATACTTCTCAGAATGGTGGAAACAATTGGCTGGTGAATCAGAAGGGAAAGACCAAAAAGGGATTTACCCAACTTCAGCTAACTTCTCAACTGACTTGCACTCACTTGGTCAATTTATCCAAGAAGGAACTCGTATCATGTTTGAAACAGTTGTCCGTGTTGACAAACCACGTAAGAACGTGATCATTCCTACTTTGGAAGAAGACCTTGATGGGCTTGGTTACCTTCAAGGAAAAGACGTTGACTTTGTAAACAAAAAAGCAACTGACGGTGTTCTTCTTGCCCACACAGACGGTGATGTACCAAACATGTACGTAACCCTTCCAGAGCAAGATGCCTTCACTCTTGGTTATACTATTTACTTCTTCGAATTGGCAATTGCTCTTTCAGGTTACTTGAATGCCATCAACCCATTTGACCAACCAGGTGTTGAAGCATACAAACGCAACATGTTTGCCTTTCTTGGGAAACCAGGATTTGAAGAATTGAGCAAAGAGCTTAACGCACGTCTATAG
- the gltX gene encoding glutamate--tRNA ligase, with protein MSKDIRVRYAPSPTGLLHIGNARTALFNYLYARHHGGTFIIRIEDTDRKRHVEDGERSQLENLRWLGMDWDESPETHENYRQSERLELYQKYIDQLLAEGKAYKSYVTEEELAAERERQEAAGETPRYINEYLGMSEEEKAAYIAEREAAGIIPTVRLAVNESGIYKWHDMVKGDIEFEGGNIGGDWVIQKKDGYPTYNFAVVIDDHDMQISHVIRGDDHIANTPKQLMVYEALGWEAPEFGHMTLIINSETGKKLSKRDTNTLQFIEDYRKKGYLPEAVFNFIALLGWNPGGEDEIFSREELIKLFDENRLSKSPAAFDQKKLDWMSNDYIKRADLATIFEMAKPFLEEAGRLTDKAEKLVELYKPQMKSVDEIVPLTDLFFSDFPELTDAEREVMAGETVPVVLEAFKAKLEAMTDDEFVTENIFPQIKAVQKETGIKGKNLFMPIRIAVSGEMHGPELPETIFLLGRNKSIQHIENMLKKIPKGFKV; from the coding sequence ATGTCAAAAGATATCCGCGTACGCTACGCACCAAGTCCAACAGGACTACTACACATCGGAAATGCCCGTACAGCATTATTCAACTACCTTTACGCACGCCATCATGGTGGAACTTTTATTATTCGTATCGAAGATACTGACCGTAAACGCCATGTCGAGGATGGTGAACGTTCACAGCTTGAAAATCTTCGTTGGTTAGGAATGGATTGGGATGAAAGTCCAGAAACTCATGAAAACTACCGCCAATCAGAGCGTTTGGAACTCTATCAAAAATACATCGACCAATTGCTAGCTGAAGGAAAAGCCTACAAATCTTACGTTACAGAAGAAGAGTTGGCAGCTGAGCGCGAACGCCAAGAAGCAGCTGGCGAAACACCACGCTACATCAATGAATATCTTGGCATGAGCGAAGAAGAAAAGGCGGCTTACATTGCAGAACGTGAAGCAGCTGGTATCATCCCAACTGTCCGTTTGGCTGTCAATGAGTCTGGTATCTACAAATGGCACGATATGGTCAAAGGTGATATCGAGTTTGAAGGTGGCAATATCGGTGGTGACTGGGTTATCCAAAAGAAAGACGGTTATCCAACTTACAACTTTGCCGTTGTCATCGATGACCATGATATGCAAATCTCTCATGTTATCCGTGGAGATGACCACATTGCCAACACCCCAAAACAGCTCATGGTTTATGAAGCGCTTGGTTGGGAAGCTCCAGAGTTCGGTCACATGACCTTGATTATCAACTCTGAAACGGGTAAAAAATTGTCTAAGCGCGATACCAACACTCTTCAGTTTATCGAAGATTACCGTAAGAAGGGTTATTTGCCAGAAGCCGTCTTTAACTTTATCGCACTTCTTGGTTGGAACCCAGGTGGTGAAGATGAAATTTTCTCACGTGAGGAATTGATTAAACTCTTTGACGAAAACCGTCTCAGCAAGTCACCAGCAGCCTTCGACCAGAAGAAACTGGACTGGATGAGCAATGATTACATCAAGAGAGCTGACTTAGCAACCATCTTTGAAATGGCAAAACCATTCCTAGAAGAAGCAGGACGCTTGACTGACAAGGCCGAAAAATTGGTAGAACTCTACAAACCACAAATGAAGTCAGTGGATGAAATCGTTCCATTGACAGACCTTTTCTTCTCAGACTTCCCAGAGTTGACAGACGCTGAGCGCGAGGTTATGGCAGGAGAAACCGTTCCGGTTGTTCTAGAAGCCTTCAAAGCGAAACTAGAAGCAATGACAGACGATGAATTTGTGACAGAAAACATCTTCCCACAAATCAAAGCAGTCCAAAAAGAAACAGGTATCAAAGGGAAAAATCTCTTCATGCCGATTCGTATTGCTGTATCAGGTGAGATGCACGGACCAGAATTGCCAGAAACCATCTTCTTGCTCGGACGTAACAAATCAATCCAGCATATTGAAAACATGCTTAAAAAAATACCGAAAGGGTTTAAAGTCTAA
- a CDS encoding gamma-glutamylcysteine synthetase translates to MSRSVDLLKKRYLENIKEKPDLFVGIELEYPVVNLEGNATDIEVVKELFRDLSSVPKFTVEKVDDFGNPIQLLDPLSQDTILFEVAYTTIEFAFGRAKSIQEVEERFRDYMDLIQKKLGETKHAIAGSGIHPYWEKNENQPVASARYQMLMNYLKLSRTLPGMDLHDYPRYGAFICGSQVQLDVSKSNFLRVINAFTQIEAAKAYLFANSVFSGADWDTKVSRDIFWEKSMHGIYPENVGVNARLFKDEADFLDYLNQSAIFTAERDGETYYFYPIRAKDYLGTPEIHAFALDGEEILLYPQEKDFQTHRSYQYQDLTTRGTVEFRSVCTQPLDRTFASAAFHLGLLVNLDQLETYLQKAPFFITFGRDYKSLRRQFSKKKLTYEEESAIVEFSKGLLLLAEEGLEKRGQHEMTYLQPLKEELSL, encoded by the coding sequence ATGTCTCGTTCGGTTGACTTGCTTAAGAAGCGCTACTTAGAAAATATAAAAGAGAAGCCTGATTTATTTGTGGGCATTGAGCTGGAGTATCCTGTTGTAAATTTAGAGGGAAATGCTACGGATATCGAGGTTGTTAAGGAATTGTTCCGTGATTTATCTTCTGTTCCAAAGTTTACAGTTGAGAAAGTTGATGATTTTGGTAATCCAATTCAGTTGCTAGATCCCTTAAGTCAGGATACTATCTTATTTGAAGTTGCTTATACGACCATTGAGTTTGCTTTTGGTAGGGCTAAATCCATTCAAGAGGTTGAGGAGCGTTTTAGAGACTACATGGATCTGATTCAGAAAAAGTTGGGTGAAACAAAGCATGCCATTGCTGGTTCTGGAATCCATCCCTACTGGGAGAAGAATGAGAATCAACCAGTTGCTTCTGCACGCTATCAGATGTTAATGAACTATTTGAAGTTGAGCAGAACTCTTCCAGGTATGGATTTACACGATTATCCACGATATGGTGCTTTTATCTGTGGGAGCCAAGTTCAATTGGATGTTTCAAAGTCTAACTTTCTGCGGGTCATCAATGCTTTTACTCAAATTGAAGCAGCAAAAGCCTATTTGTTTGCCAATTCTGTGTTTTCGGGGGCAGACTGGGATACCAAAGTTTCAAGAGATATTTTTTGGGAAAAATCTATGCATGGGATCTATCCAGAGAATGTAGGTGTCAATGCTAGACTCTTTAAAGATGAAGCTGATTTTTTGGACTATCTAAATCAGTCTGCGATTTTTACAGCAGAGCGGGATGGTGAAACCTATTATTTTTATCCAATTCGAGCAAAAGATTACTTAGGAACCCCTGAAATTCATGCCTTCGCTCTTGATGGGGAAGAGATCCTTCTTTATCCTCAGGAGAAGGACTTTCAGACACACCGTAGTTATCAGTACCAAGACTTAACGACTCGAGGAACAGTTGAGTTTCGTAGTGTGTGTACTCAGCCGCTTGATAGGACTTTTGCTTCTGCTGCCTTTCACTTGGGATTGTTGGTTAATTTAGATCAATTAGAAACTTATTTGCAAAAGGCTCCATTTTTTATCACATTTGGACGTGATTACAAGTCATTGAGACGGCAATTTTCTAAGAAAAAACTCACATATGAGGAAGAATCTGCAATTGTTGAGTTTTCAAAAGGCTTACTCCTTCTTGCTGAGGAAGGACTGGAGAAGAGAGGCCAGCATGAAATGACCTATTTACAGCCTTTGAAAGAAGAATTGAGCCTATAA